Part of the Arthrobacter globiformis genome is shown below.
CATGACCGGATGGGGATGGACAAGTCCGTGGCCCCGGGCTGGACGTGGCTGCGGCCGGGGCGCGTGGTCCGCGAAGCGCTGGCGGACAATGAGCGCGGCAAGGCTGTTTCCATCCCTACCAAGCGCTACAAAGTGCTGGCCGCCGTCGCCCGCGTGGTGCCGGACAGGTTTACGGCCGGGCCGCCGCGCCGGCCGCAGGAGCCGGGCGTCGGTTCCGCCGCGAGCGGATAAGCACCACCACGAGGATTCCGACGCCGGCCCCCACCACCGTTTCGACGGCGCGTTCGATGATCAGCACTTGTGGGTCGGCCGGCGCCGCCAGCTGGGTCATCAGCAGGATGACCGGAGTGAACCAGACCATGGCCAGCCCGTAGTGCCGGGTCATGAACAGCTCGGTGCCGAACTGGAAGACGATTACCAGCAGCGCCAGCACCGCGGCCTCCGCTCCGGGGAAAAAGTGCAGCGGAGCCCAGGGGCCCGGCAGAAGTACGACGGCGACCAGCACCAGCCCCAGGAACGTCCCCATGATCCTGTGGATGCCGCGGTGGACGCTGCTGGGCAGGTCCGCGCCGGCGAGGGGAACCGCGGCGGCCGCCATCGCCCAGTGCGGGTGGCCGCTTCCGGTCAGGACGCCGATGGTGCCGGCGGCACCGACAGCGAGCACGTAGCGGGCGGCATGGACCGCCGCGTGGCGCCGGAAGGTTCCGTGGAGGCGGACTGCAGGACGCGCCGCGCCAGGGTGCCAGGCCCTGCCGCGGACCCAGCCGCCGAATCCCACCAGCAAGGAGAACGCCGCGGCGCTGCCGGCGATAAGCAGCGCAACATACCAGGGCACGGCGGTGGGAACGGATGCGCTGGCGCCCAGGGCGAGGATCCCGAAGAAGGGGCCGTTGGGCCGCAGCCGCACCTTGTCAGAATAGACAGACCCCACGCCCGCCAGCAGGGCTTCGACGCCCACGAGCCACCAGGAGTGCAGGCCGTTGGCGGACAGGACCACGCCCACGGTCACGCCAGAAAGCAGGACCAGTGCCGCCTGGAATTGGTGCTTGAGCCGGAGCTGGTGCGGCTCGGAGCGCCCGTACATGCCGGTCAGTGCGCCGAACACGGCATAGATGGTGAGCTCCGGCCGGCCGAGGAGCAACAGGACGAGGGAGGGGACGGCCACGCTGATGGCCACGCGCCATGCCGAGAGGTGGTCGTTATTGGCGGGGCCCAGGCTGTGCAGCTGCCGCAGGTGGTGCACCACAGACTGCACCGGCACGACCCCTTTCACCCTACGAAGGTAGCACCGCCGCAAAGTTCTCACCGCGTGCTGCGTCACAAAGTGAGACGAGCAACAGGCCGGGCAGCGCGAAAGCCCGCCCGGCATGCCCCAGAGGTGGGGAATGCCGGACGGGCCTTCATCAGCGTCAGCCTTTTGCGCCGTCAGGCGCCGGCGGGCACCTTATTCAGTTCGTCGTCGAGTTCCTCGTCCAGATCACTTTCCTTACCCAAATCCCTGTTCAGTTCATCGGCGGTCTCGAACGGCAGCTCGTCGAGGTCGATCAGCGGGTTCTCGTCCTGGGTGGCCACCAGTTCACGGGCCTCCGCCGGGGTGTCCACGCTGGGCATGGAGCCGGGCAGCGGGCGCTGGGCAGATTCCTTGAGGAAGTAGATGGCCACGGCCCCAACGGCCGAGGTGGCCATCAGGTAGTAGGCAGGCATCATGTCGTTGCCGGTGGCGCTTATCAGGGCAGCCACGATGAACGGCGTTGTGCCGCCGAAGATTGCCACGGAGAAGTTGTAGGCAATGCCCATGGCGCCGTAGCGGCTGGCCGTGGGGAACTGCGCCGGCAGTGCCGAGGCGAGGTTCGCAACGTAGAAGGCCACGGGGAACGCGATCAGCGACAGGCCGGCCAGGGTTGACCAGATGCTGCCGATGCCGATCAGCATGAAGGCCGGGGCAGCCAGGATCACGGTGCTGACGGCGCCGATCCAGAGAACCGGGCGGCGGCCGATGCGGTCCGAGAGCTTGCCCGTCAGCGGAATGCAAAGGCTCATGACCACGAGGACGGGGATGGTGAGCAGCGTGCCGTGGACGGGGTCGTAGCCCTTGGACTCGGTGAGGTAGGTGGGCATGTAGGAGGTCAGCGCGTAGCCGGCGGTGTTGGCCGCGGCCACGAGGATCATCGCAACGATGATGGAGCGCCAGTAGGCCTTGACGATTCCTACCGGGCCCTTTGCTGCAGCCTCATCACCGGCGGCAGCGTCCTTGGCGAGTTCCTCCTGGGCGTCCAGGGTGGCCTGGAACTGCGGGGACTCTTCAATCTTGCTTCGGAAGTACACGGCAATCAGGCCCAGGGGACCGGCGATCAGGAACGGCAGGCGCCAGCCCCAATCCTCCATTGCGGCCTGGCCCAGCGTCAGCTGCAGCACGGACACCAGCGCGGCGCCCAGGGCGAAGCCGAGGTAGCTGCCCATGTCCAGGAAGCTGGCGAAGAAGCCGCGGCGTTTGTCCGGCGAGTACTCGCTCACAAAAGTGGTGGCACCGGCGTATTCGCC
Proteins encoded:
- a CDS encoding FUSC family protein, which produces MQSVVHHLRQLHSLGPANNDHLSAWRVAISVAVPSLVLLLLGRPELTIYAVFGALTGMYGRSEPHQLRLKHQFQAALVLLSGVTVGVVLSANGLHSWWLVGVEALLAGVGSVYSDKVRLRPNGPFFGILALGASASVPTAVPWYVALLIAGSAAAFSLLVGFGGWVRGRAWHPGAARPAVRLHGTFRRHAAVHAARYVLAVGAAGTIGVLTGSGHPHWAMAAAAVPLAGADLPSSVHRGIHRIMGTFLGLVLVAVVLLPGPWAPLHFFPGAEAAVLALLVIVFQFGTELFMTRHYGLAMVWFTPVILLMTQLAAPADPQVLIIERAVETVVGAGVGILVVVLIRSRRNRRPAPAAGAAARP
- a CDS encoding MFS transporter — translated: MPTDRSTTDSSAGARNASGTDQAAPQSAKKPKLLARRRLKVSDVNVVDQPMLKKALGGTIVGNTMEWYDVGVFGYLITTMGPVFLPEADKSVQTLFLLGTFAATFIARPLGGVVFGWLGDKVGRQKVLAATLMLMAASTFAVGLLPGYAQIGMWAAALLVVLKLVQGFSTGGEYAGATTFVSEYSPDKRRGFFASFLDMGSYLGFALGAALVSVLQLTLGQAAMEDWGWRLPFLIAGPLGLIAVYFRSKIEESPQFQATLDAQEELAKDAAAGDEAAAKGPVGIVKAYWRSIIVAMILVAAANTAGYALTSYMPTYLTESKGYDPVHGTLLTIPVLVVMSLCIPLTGKLSDRIGRRPVLWIGAVSTVILAAPAFMLIGIGSIWSTLAGLSLIAFPVAFYVANLASALPAQFPTASRYGAMGIAYNFSVAIFGGTTPFIVAALISATGNDMMPAYYLMATSAVGAVAIYFLKESAQRPLPGSMPSVDTPAEARELVATQDENPLIDLDELPFETADELNRDLGKESDLDEELDDELNKVPAGA